One region of Eubacterium sp. 1001713B170207_170306_E7 genomic DNA includes:
- a CDS encoding uroporphyrinogen decarboxylase family protein yields the protein MSKYQESLERCQKAVNLEQPDRIPVICKVDPTFAIEYAGFDMKEALWNVDRIAEAYSKVYEDFYFDGGGYMGRFPLFYKVMQSKSFVPNDSNGYVQHPEVSGLNADEYDEYIADPYKTIVNKVVPRLYPALAAEGMEGGLNWARAINANNRIMGKIAAGNNLVAEKYGVPNLRRGITEAPFDFVADQLRGFSGASMDIRRHSEQIRQAAEVSTPLMAKLARLSNPTPGGSASIFMPLHMPSYMRTKDFEKLYWPSFKALVDELTGEGYTIQVFFEKNWTRYYEFLQELPKGVIGYFEEDDLGVVKEKLGKKMCIMGNMPLSILRTGTVQQCIDTAKEIIDKAAPDGGYLFTTDKSLLTVKDVKPENFRAVNEFVHEYGIYK from the coding sequence ATGAGTAAATATCAGGAAAGCTTGGAAAGATGCCAGAAGGCAGTCAATCTTGAACAACCGGACCGCATTCCGGTTATCTGTAAGGTCGATCCGACCTTTGCCATCGAATACGCGGGTTTTGACATGAAGGAAGCCCTCTGGAATGTGGACCGCATCGCGGAGGCCTACTCTAAGGTTTACGAGGACTTCTATTTTGACGGCGGCGGCTACATGGGCCGTTTCCCGCTATTCTACAAGGTCATGCAGTCCAAATCCTTTGTGCCCAACGACAGCAACGGCTACGTACAGCATCCGGAGGTGTCCGGCTTAAACGCCGACGAATACGATGAGTACATCGCAGACCCTTACAAAACCATTGTCAACAAGGTAGTGCCGAGACTATACCCGGCGCTGGCGGCAGAGGGCATGGAGGGCGGCCTGAACTGGGCGCGGGCCATCAACGCCAACAACCGCATCATGGGCAAAATCGCGGCCGGCAATAACCTGGTGGCAGAAAAGTACGGGGTGCCCAACCTGCGCCGCGGCATCACCGAAGCCCCCTTTGACTTTGTGGCAGACCAGCTGCGCGGCTTTAGCGGCGCGTCCATGGATATCCGCCGCCACTCCGAACAGATCCGTCAGGCGGCAGAGGTCTCTACGCCGCTCATGGCCAAGCTGGCCCGTCTGAGCAACCCCACACCGGGCGGCAGCGCATCCATCTTCATGCCGCTGCACATGCCCTCCTACATGCGCACCAAGGACTTTGAGAAGCTCTACTGGCCAAGCTTTAAGGCGCTGGTGGACGAGCTGACCGGCGAGGGCTACACCATTCAGGTGTTCTTTGAGAAGAACTGGACCCGCTATTATGAGTTCCTTCAGGAGCTGCCAAAGGGCGTTATCGGCTATTTTGAGGAGGACGATCTGGGCGTGGTCAAGGAAAAGCTGGGTAAAAAGATGTGTATCATGGGCAACATGCCCCTCAGCATCCTGAGAACCGGCACCGTGCAGCAGTGTATCGACACGGCTAAGGAAATCATCGACAAGGCAGCCCCGGACGGCGGCTACCTGTTTACTACGGATAAATCCCTGCTCACCGTTAAGGATGTGAAGCCGGAGAATTTCCGCGCGGTCAACGAGTTTGTGCACGAATACGGCATTTATAAATAG
- a CDS encoding TetR/AcrR family transcriptional regulator, producing the protein MYEKGVQTRNMIYQTAKQLFYDKGYEKTKIKEIADTADVPIGLFTYYFKTKDKIVQHIYSEFFTQISLRITDQTREGLDNSILRHAILSWIYYEIIFSDANNRRFYYENLKKTSNYRIMNKTATQTYRRYVEDFNVVISDHDFENILYLDFGARREYFLNFFEKPLNDSTDDVIFLINGILPRLLGIDQNTITTMLYKGINTAKTIRCDDIHFLV; encoded by the coding sequence ATGTACGAAAAAGGGGTTCAGACCCGCAACATGATCTATCAAACCGCCAAGCAGCTGTTTTACGATAAGGGCTACGAAAAGACCAAGATCAAGGAGATCGCCGACACGGCCGATGTCCCCATCGGTCTTTTTACCTACTATTTCAAGACCAAGGACAAGATCGTCCAGCACATTTACTCCGAGTTTTTCACCCAGATCAGCCTTCGTATTACCGACCAGACAAGGGAGGGGCTGGATAACTCCATCCTGCGCCACGCCATCCTGTCCTGGATTTACTATGAGATTATCTTCAGCGACGCGAACAACCGCCGGTTTTACTATGAAAACCTCAAGAAAACCTCAAATTACCGGATCATGAACAAGACCGCGACCCAGACCTACCGCCGCTACGTGGAGGACTTTAACGTCGTGATCTCCGACCATGACTTTGAGAACATCCTCTATCTCGACTTTGGCGCCCGACGGGAATATTTTCTGAATTTCTTCGAGAAGCCCCTCAACGACTCCACCGACGATGTGATCTTCCTGATCAACGGCATTCTTCCCAGACTGCTGGGCATTGACCAGAACACCATCACCACCATGCTTTACAAGGGCATCAACACTGCCAAAACCATCCGCTGCGATGATATTCACTTCCTTGTATAA